In Streptacidiphilus sp. P02-A3a, the DNA window GGCGGTACCGGCGGCGGTGCCGGCTCCGGCTCGGCCGACGGCGTCCAGCCGTTCGCCGCCGACTTCGGGGCCGGCGGCCTGGTCACCAACGAGTACGCCTACCGCGAGCCGAACAGCCCGCAGGCGCACGACTCCGCCGACTGGATCGTCACCAGCGGCTCGCTGTTCGCCCAGAACGGCGACGGCTGGACCGGCGTCCCCGACTCCGGCGAGACCGGGACCGACTCCGCGCGGTACAACGACTCGGCGGTGTTCCGCCTGGTCACCCGCCGCCGCGACTTCGGCGACGTGGCGGTCGCCACCTCGGTCAAGGTCGATCCGCCGATCACCACCAAGCGCACCCCGGCCTCGGAGTGGGACGGCGCGCACTTCTGGCTGCGCTACCACAGCCCCTCCGAGCTGTACGCGCTGAGCTTCCGCCGCCGCGACGGCATGGTGGTGATCAAGCGCAAGGTCACCGCGCACGACAAGGCGGCCGTGGACGGCGGCGACTACACCACCCTGGCGCAGGCCTCCTTCCCGATCCCGTACGGCAGTTGGCAGCAGGTCGCGGCGAGCGCGGTGAACGGCTCCGGCGGGACGGTCAAGCTGACGCTGACGATCAACGGGCGGACCGCGCTCACGGTGGTGGACACCGCGCCGGGGGCGCTGACCCAGCCCGGCGGGGTCGGCCTGCGGGTGGACAACTCGGAGCTCTGGTTCCGTGACTTCACCGCCACCCCGCTGAGCGGCTGAGCCCGGCGGGGTCCGCCGCGCCCCGAAACGCACGTTCATCCGGGGCAGGCGCTGCGGTAACCTGTGGCCATGCGAACCGCGCGCCTGCTCCTTAGCCGGCCGCGCTGACAAGGACCGACCGGCCCCCACGGGTGCGGTCGGAGTCAGCGTGGCGACCCCTCCTGTGAGGGGTTTTTCTGTTTCGGCAGTCGGTTCTGCTGGTGGACGGGCCCGGTACGGCCCGCCCGAACCCATGATGGAGTTTGAGGACGATGAGCGAGACCACACCCGAGGCGCCCGAGGCGTACCGCTACACCCCCGCGCTGGCCGCGCGGATCGAGCGCGACTGGCAGGACCGCTGGGAGCGCGAGGGCGTGTTCGACGCCCCCAACCCGCGCGGGACGCTGGCCGACGGCACGGACGTCACGAGCCAGCCGCACGCCTTCATCATGGACATGTTCCCGTACCCCTCGGGCAGCGGCCTGCACGTCGGGCACCCGCTGGGCTACATCGCCACCGACGTCTACGCCCGCTTCATGCGGATGACCGGCCACAACGTGCTGCACACCATGGGCTTCGACGCCTTCGGCCTGCCCGCCGAGCAGTACGCGGTGCAGACCGGAACCCACCCCCGGGTCACCACCGAGGCGAACATCGTCGAGTTCCGCCGCCAGCTGCGCAGCCTGGGCCTGGGCCACGACCAGCGCCGCTCGATCGCCACGATCGACCCCTCGTACTACAAGTGGACCCAGTGGATCTTCCTGCAGATCTTCAACTCCTGGTACGACCCGCAGGCCCGGCAGGCCCGGCCGATCAGCGAGCTGGTGGCCCGCTTCGAGAGCGGTGAGCAGCCCACCGCCGACGGCCGCGGCTGGTCCGAGCTGAGCCCGGCCGAGCGCGACGACCTGCTGAGCGACTACCGGCTGGCGTACATCAAGCAGGCCCCGGTCAACTGGTGCCCCGGCCTGGGCACGGTGCTGGCCAACGAGGAGGTCACCGCCGACGGCCGCTCCGAGCGCGGCAACTTCCCGGTGTTCAAGGCCAACCTGCGCCAGTGGATGATGCGGATCACCGCCTACAGCGACCGGCTGATCGACGACCTGGACCTGCTGGACTGGCCGGACGCCATCAAGTTGCAGCAGCGCAACTGGATCGGCCGCTCCGAGGGCGCCAAGGTCGACTTCGCGGTCGCCGGACACCCGGACGCCGTGGTCACCGTCTTCACCACCCGCCCGGACACCCTGTTCGGCGCGACCTACATGGTGCTGGCCCCCGAGCACGACCTGGTCGACGCGATCGTCCCGGACGCCTGGCCGAGCGACCTGCCGGCCGAGTGGACCGGCGGCCACGCCACCCCCGGCGAGGCCGTCGCCGCCTACCGCAAGCAGGCCGCCGCCAAGTCCGAGGTCGAGCGGCAGAGCGAGGGCCGCGCCAAGACCGGCGTGTTCACCGGCGCGTACGCGACCAACCCGGTCAGCGGCCGGCCGGTCCCGGTCTTCATCGCCGACTACGTGCTGGCCGGCTACGGCACCGGCGCGATCATGGCCGTCCCGGCGCACGACCACCGCGACTTCGAGTTCGCCCGCGCCTTCCGGCTGCCGCTGCGCTGCGTGGTCCAGCCGACCGACGGCCGCGGCACCGACCCCGACGACTGGGACGACGCCTTCGTCTCCTACGACGCCACCATCGTCAACTCCGCCAACGCCGAGGTCTCGCTGGACGGCCTGGGCGTCGCCGACGCCAAGAAGGCCATCGCCGAGTGGCTGGCCGCGCGCGGCATCGGCCAGGGCACCGTCACCTACAAGCTGCGCGACTGGCTGTTCAGCCGCCAGCGCTACTGGGGCGAGCCGTTCCCGATCGTCTACGACGAGGACGGCGTCGCGCACCCGCTGCCGGAGTCCATGCTGCCGGTCGAACTGCCCGAGATCGACGACTACTCGCCGCGCACCTTCGACCCGGACGACGCCGACACCTCCCCGGAGACCCCGCTGTCGCGCCGCGAGGACTGGGTCAGCGTCGAGCTGGACCTGGGCCGCGGCGACGGCGTGCGCCGCTACCGCCGCGAGACCAACACCATGCCCAACTGGGCCGGTTCCTGCTGGTACGAGCTGCGCTACATCGACCCGGACGACGACCGGGCCGTGGTCGACCCGGCCAACGAGCGCTACTGGATGGGCCCGGACCGGGACAAGCCCGCGGGCGGGGTGGACCTGTACGTCGGCGGCTCCGAGCACGCGGTGCTGCACCTGCTGTACGCGCGCTTCTGGCACAAGGTGCTGTTCGACCTGGGTCACGTCAGCTCCCGCGAGCCCTTCCACAAGCTGTTCAACCAGGGCATGATCCAGGGCCACGTCTACCGCGACGAGCGCGGCTTCCCGGTCGCGGCCGCCGAGGTCGAGGAGCGCGACGGCGTCTGGTACCACCAGGACCAGCCGGTCAGCCGCGAGCTGGGCAAGATCGGCAAGTCGCTGAAGAACGTGGTCGCCCCGGAGGAGGTCACCGGCGAGTACAGCGTGGACACGCTGCGCCTGTACGAGATGGCGATGGGCCCGCTGGACGTCTCCCGCCCCTGGGACACCCGCGCCGTGGTCGGCTCCTTCCGCTTCCTGCAGCGGCTGTGGCGCAACGTCGTGGACGCGGAGACCGGCGAGCTGGTGGTCACCGACGAGCAGCCGGACGAGGCCACGCTGCGGGTGCTGAACAAGTCCATCGACGGCATCCGCAAGGACCTGGCCGGGCTGCGCTTCAACACCGCCGTCGCCAAGGCCACCGAGCTGAACAACCACCTGGTCAAGCGGGGCAGCACGCCGCGGGTGGTGGCCGAGCAGGTGGTGCTGCTGGTCGCGCCGCTGGCCCCGCACATCGCCGAGGAGCTGTGGTCCCGACTGGGCCACGACACCTCGCTGGTGCACCAGCCGCTGCCGGACGCCGACCCGGCGTACCTGGTGGACGAGACGGTGACCTGCGTGGTCCAGGTCAAGGGCAAGGTCAGGGCCCGGCTGGAGGTGCCCCCGGCGATCGCCGACGCCGAGCTGGAGGCGCTGGCGCTGGCCGCGCCGGGCGTGGTCGCCGCGATCGCCGGCGCGGAGGTGCGGAAGGTGATCGTGCGCGCACCGAAGCTGGTCAACATCGTCACCGGCTGACCGGTCCGCCGGGCGCCCCGGAGACGGTCGGGACCCCCCTCGGGGCTGCCGGTCGGGGCTCCCTCTCGGGGCTCCCTCTCGGGGCTCCCCCTCGGGGAGACCCTGACCTTCCCCTGAACTGTCCCTCCCGGTGACCGGAAGGGACAGTGGATGTCCCCCCACGGGGCTACCGTGGGGGGACATCCAGGTTCACTGTCAGGCACCGCCAGCGGGGAGGAGACCGGTCGTGGAAGCACTCGCCGCCGTGTTGGGCATCATCGTGCTTTTCCTGGGGGCGGTCGTCGGGGTCATCTCACTGGCGGTGGTCAAGACCCGCCGCGCGCTGCGCCGGGCCGCGCCGCAGGCCCGCCGGGCGGCCGAGGACGTCGCGATCAAGGCCCGCTCGCTGACCCGGGGCGGCCCGCACGGCAAGGTCGCCGGGATACGGGGCGAGGTGCGCACCGCACTCAGCGCCTCCCGCCGGGTGCTGGAGCCCGGCGCGGACACCGACCCGCAGCTGGCCGAGGCGCTGAAACTGCTCGCCCGGCTCGACGCGCACGCCGACGACCTGGACGCCAAGCTGCGGCAGCTGGAACGCGAACCCGACCAGAAGCGGGTCGAGGGCGAGCTGGCCGGAGTCCGCGAACGCGCCGACCGGATCGTCCACTCGGCCTCGTCCCTGCGCTGGGCCGCGCAGGACCGGCAGCACCGCTTCGCCGACGAGGACCTGGCCGGT includes these proteins:
- the leuS gene encoding leucine--tRNA ligase, which encodes MSETTPEAPEAYRYTPALAARIERDWQDRWEREGVFDAPNPRGTLADGTDVTSQPHAFIMDMFPYPSGSGLHVGHPLGYIATDVYARFMRMTGHNVLHTMGFDAFGLPAEQYAVQTGTHPRVTTEANIVEFRRQLRSLGLGHDQRRSIATIDPSYYKWTQWIFLQIFNSWYDPQARQARPISELVARFESGEQPTADGRGWSELSPAERDDLLSDYRLAYIKQAPVNWCPGLGTVLANEEVTADGRSERGNFPVFKANLRQWMMRITAYSDRLIDDLDLLDWPDAIKLQQRNWIGRSEGAKVDFAVAGHPDAVVTVFTTRPDTLFGATYMVLAPEHDLVDAIVPDAWPSDLPAEWTGGHATPGEAVAAYRKQAAAKSEVERQSEGRAKTGVFTGAYATNPVSGRPVPVFIADYVLAGYGTGAIMAVPAHDHRDFEFARAFRLPLRCVVQPTDGRGTDPDDWDDAFVSYDATIVNSANAEVSLDGLGVADAKKAIAEWLAARGIGQGTVTYKLRDWLFSRQRYWGEPFPIVYDEDGVAHPLPESMLPVELPEIDDYSPRTFDPDDADTSPETPLSRREDWVSVELDLGRGDGVRRYRRETNTMPNWAGSCWYELRYIDPDDDRAVVDPANERYWMGPDRDKPAGGVDLYVGGSEHAVLHLLYARFWHKVLFDLGHVSSREPFHKLFNQGMIQGHVYRDERGFPVAAAEVEERDGVWYHQDQPVSRELGKIGKSLKNVVAPEEVTGEYSVDTLRLYEMAMGPLDVSRPWDTRAVVGSFRFLQRLWRNVVDAETGELVVTDEQPDEATLRVLNKSIDGIRKDLAGLRFNTAVAKATELNNHLVKRGSTPRVVAEQVVLLVAPLAPHIAEELWSRLGHDTSLVHQPLPDADPAYLVDETVTCVVQVKGKVRARLEVPPAIADAELEALALAAPGVVAAIAGAEVRKVIVRAPKLVNIVTG